A genomic region of Limnohabitans curvus contains the following coding sequences:
- a CDS encoding tripartite tricarboxylate transporter substrate binding protein — protein MSYSRSLVALALTVLCAAPAFAWPDKPVTIVVPFPPGGGTDTGARIVGQKLSLKWGQSVVIDNKGGAAGQVGADFVAKAKPDGYTLLMGNLGTQAINPALYKKLPYDPDKAFAPISLVAELPLAMMVNPSVPAKSAKEFIALAKNQPGKLNYSSSGAGGGPHLAAEMFKDATGTFIVHVPYRGGGPAITDLLAGNVQLSFMTVLEASGHIKAGKLRALAVTSEQRVSALPDVPSLAEGSIPGFNSISWIGLVAPAGTPAAILEKISVDVREIIETPEVKNRLIDLGGIPKATTPADFSKLIDNDRKRYSAVIKERGITAD, from the coding sequence ATGTCCTATTCACGTTCCTTGGTTGCGCTGGCTTTGACGGTGTTGTGTGCGGCGCCAGCTTTTGCTTGGCCCGACAAACCCGTCACCATCGTGGTTCCCTTCCCACCTGGCGGTGGCACCGACACAGGTGCCCGCATCGTGGGACAAAAGTTAAGTCTGAAATGGGGCCAGTCTGTCGTCATCGACAACAAAGGTGGTGCGGCAGGACAAGTGGGCGCAGATTTTGTTGCCAAAGCAAAACCGGATGGCTACACCCTTCTCATGGGGAACTTGGGCACACAAGCCATTAACCCGGCGCTGTACAAAAAACTGCCTTACGACCCAGACAAAGCATTTGCGCCGATTTCATTGGTGGCTGAATTGCCGTTGGCGATGATGGTCAACCCTTCGGTCCCGGCGAAATCAGCCAAAGAATTTATTGCACTCGCAAAAAATCAACCCGGCAAATTGAACTACAGCAGTTCTGGCGCAGGTGGCGGCCCGCACTTGGCCGCAGAAATGTTCAAAGATGCCACTGGCACTTTCATTGTTCACGTGCCCTACCGAGGTGGCGGACCGGCCATCACCGACTTGTTGGCTGGCAACGTTCAACTCTCTTTCATGACTGTTTTAGAAGCCAGTGGCCACATCAAAGCGGGCAAACTCCGCGCCCTAGCCGTCACCAGCGAGCAGCGTGTGAGCGCCTTACCGGATGTGCCGAGCTTGGCCGAAGGCAGCATTCCGGGTTTCAACTCGATCAGCTGGATTGGCTTGGTTGCACCTGCGGGAACCCCCGCAGCCATTCTGGAAAAAATTTCTGTAGATGTTCGAGAAATCATTGAGACGCCCGAGGTGAAGAATCGCTTGATTGATCTAGGCGGCATCCCCAAAGCCACGACACCAGCTGACTTCAGCAAACTCATCGACAACGATCGCAAGCGCTACAGCGCCGTGATCAAAGAACGTGGCATCACCGCCGACTGA
- a CDS encoding 2-hydroxyacid dehydrogenase — MKTKLLNVGRLPGPLESRLAQSYELLTWPANPEAAQALLADHAASITGLVSSAASGVSNDLIDRLPHVRVISNFGVGLDKIDVAYAKARGIAVGYTPDVLNDCVADTAFGLMLDIGRGLSAADRFVRDQKWTHTTFPLGFKVSGAKLGIVGMGRIGRTIAKRATGFDMEIRYHARNPVTDVTWAHVPSLLELAKWSDFLIVITAGGAETKHLINADVLSALGPQGFLINVARGSVVDEIALMEALEKKTIAGAGLDVFANEPHVPERLMHLENIVMLPHIASATQQTRQAMADRVFDNLTSFFKAGCLISAA, encoded by the coding sequence ATGAAAACCAAACTTCTCAACGTAGGTCGACTCCCTGGTCCCCTGGAATCCAGACTGGCGCAGTCCTACGAACTTTTGACCTGGCCTGCCAACCCAGAGGCAGCGCAAGCACTCTTGGCAGACCACGCGGCCAGCATCACAGGCCTCGTCAGCTCAGCGGCCAGTGGCGTGTCCAATGACTTGATTGATCGCCTGCCACACGTGCGTGTGATTTCTAATTTTGGCGTCGGCTTAGACAAAATTGATGTGGCGTATGCCAAGGCGCGTGGCATCGCGGTGGGATACACCCCCGATGTGCTCAACGACTGCGTGGCCGACACCGCCTTTGGTTTGATGCTGGACATTGGCAGAGGCCTGAGTGCGGCCGATCGTTTTGTTCGCGATCAAAAATGGACCCACACCACATTTCCCTTAGGCTTCAAAGTCAGCGGTGCCAAGCTGGGCATTGTGGGGATGGGCCGCATTGGCCGAACCATTGCCAAACGTGCCACCGGGTTTGACATGGAAATTCGTTACCACGCCCGCAACCCTGTGACCGATGTCACTTGGGCGCATGTACCGTCACTCCTTGAATTGGCCAAGTGGTCCGACTTTTTGATCGTCATCACAGCAGGTGGTGCAGAAACAAAACATTTGATCAACGCCGACGTGCTGTCGGCACTGGGTCCACAAGGATTTCTCATCAACGTTGCGCGAGGCTCGGTGGTCGACGAAATCGCGCTGATGGAGGCGCTCGAGAAAAAAACAATTGCAGGTGCCGGCCTCGACGTTTTTGCCAATGAACCCCATGTGCCGGAAAGATTGATGCATCTTGAAAACATTGTGATGCTTCCTCACATCGCCAGCGCAACACAACAAACACGACAAGCCATGGCGGATCGCGTGTTTGACAACTTGACCAGTTTCTTCAAAGCCGGTTGCTTAATTTCTGCAGCTTAA
- a CDS encoding 2-hydroxy-3-oxopropionate reductase, whose translation MQLKTTHRKRKMKIGFIGLGIMGTPMAQHLLTAGHEMFVRTRSKVPEALSAAQVCATNADVARHADIIFLMLPDTPDVDAVLFGKDGVAEGLSQGKIVVDMSSISPMDTKTFAQKINALGCEYLDAPVSGGEVGAKAASLTIMVGGSETTFNTVKPLFELMGKNITLVGGNGDGQTTKVANQIIVALNIAAVGEALLFASKAGADPAKVRAALMGGFASSRILEVHGERMIKRTFDPGFRIALHQKDLALALNGAKAIGVSLPQTASAAQLMQACASNGWGQLDHSALVKSLELMAAHEVASK comes from the coding sequence CTGCAGCTTAAAACAACTCATAGAAAGAGAAAAATGAAAATTGGATTTATTGGCCTAGGCATCATGGGCACACCGATGGCGCAGCACCTGCTCACCGCTGGGCACGAAATGTTTGTACGCACCCGCAGCAAAGTGCCCGAGGCACTCAGTGCCGCACAAGTGTGCGCCACCAACGCCGACGTGGCACGCCATGCAGACATCATCTTTTTGATGCTGCCCGACACACCCGATGTGGACGCTGTGCTGTTTGGCAAAGACGGTGTGGCCGAAGGTTTGAGCCAAGGCAAGATCGTGGTGGACATGAGCTCCATCTCGCCCATGGACACCAAAACCTTTGCGCAAAAAATCAATGCCCTCGGCTGCGAATACCTCGATGCACCCGTGTCAGGTGGCGAAGTGGGTGCGAAGGCCGCCAGCCTCACCATCATGGTGGGCGGCTCAGAAACCACGTTCAACACCGTCAAGCCTTTGTTTGAATTGATGGGCAAAAACATCACGCTGGTGGGTGGCAATGGCGACGGGCAAACCACCAAAGTGGCCAACCAAATCATCGTGGCCTTGAACATTGCCGCCGTTGGCGAAGCCTTGCTGTTTGCCAGCAAAGCCGGTGCTGACCCCGCCAAGGTGCGTGCCGCGTTGATGGGTGGCTTTGCATCCAGCCGCATTTTGGAAGTGCATGGCGAACGCATGATCAAACGCACGTTTGACCCTGGCTTTCGCATTGCCTTGCATCAAAAGGATTTGGCCTTGGCCCTCAACGGTGCCAAAGCCATTGGCGTGTCACTGCCACAAACCGCATCGGCCGCACAGCTCATGCAAGCGTGTGCCTCGAATGGTTGGGGCCAACTGGACCACTCGGCCTTGGTGAAGTCGCTGGAGTTGATGGCCGCACACGAAGTGGCCAGCAAGTAA
- a CDS encoding SMP-30/gluconolactonase/LRE family protein, whose translation MKNIERRQFLKTAAGSSLAVMSAAAGAQSFGFTPNQRYPDPAIQILDPSFAKYRIYSSSVEQVATGFRWAEGPAYYAKGGYLLFSDIPNNRIMKFDEATGKTTVFREKANYANGNTFDRQGRLLTCEHSITRRVTRTELNGKITVLADSFEGKRLNAPNDIVVKSDDTIWFTDPLFGINGEWEGSRAKSEQASTNVYRIGTDGKLTAMITDIVNPNGLAFSPDEKKLYVVEWKGTPNRSIWSFDINADGSVSNKTKVIDAADQGALDGFRIDRDGNLWCGWGSNGALQAEPTDNGVRKVYELKAKSQDLDGVMIFNPQGKAIGFIKLPERCANLTFGGPKRNRLYMTSSHSVYALYVEAHGAV comes from the coding sequence ATGAAGAACATTGAACGTCGTCAATTTCTCAAGACGGCTGCGGGAAGCAGCCTAGCTGTGATGAGCGCTGCGGCAGGTGCGCAATCGTTTGGCTTCACGCCAAACCAACGCTACCCAGATCCGGCCATTCAAATCCTAGACCCGAGCTTTGCGAAATATCGCATCTACAGCAGCTCTGTTGAACAAGTTGCGACGGGATTTCGCTGGGCTGAAGGTCCGGCGTATTACGCCAAAGGCGGCTATCTGTTGTTTAGCGACATTCCTAATAACCGAATCATGAAGTTTGATGAGGCAACAGGAAAGACCACCGTTTTTCGTGAAAAAGCGAACTACGCCAATGGAAACACATTTGATCGACAAGGTCGTTTGCTGACATGCGAGCACTCAATCACACGTCGCGTCACACGCACTGAGCTGAATGGAAAAATTACCGTTTTGGCTGACAGCTTTGAAGGCAAACGCTTGAACGCGCCCAACGACATTGTGGTGAAGTCGGATGACACCATCTGGTTCACGGATCCACTCTTTGGTATCAACGGCGAATGGGAGGGCTCCCGTGCGAAGTCCGAGCAAGCAAGTACCAATGTGTATCGCATTGGTACTGACGGCAAGTTGACGGCAATGATCACCGACATCGTCAACCCGAACGGGTTAGCGTTCTCTCCCGACGAGAAAAAACTCTATGTGGTCGAATGGAAAGGAACGCCCAACCGTAGCATTTGGAGCTTTGATATCAACGCTGATGGCAGCGTATCCAACAAAACAAAAGTAATTGACGCAGCTGATCAAGGGGCATTGGATGGCTTCAGAATCGATCGCGATGGCAACCTGTGGTGCGGCTGGGGTAGCAATGGCGCATTACAAGCTGAGCCTACGGACAACGGTGTGCGCAAAGTTTACGAATTGAAAGCCAAATCGCAAGATTTAGATGGTGTGATGATTTTCAACCCACAAGGCAAAGCCATTGGGTTCATCAAGCTGCCAGAGCGATGCGCCAATTTGACCTTTGGTGGCCCCAAGCGCAACCGCTTGTATATGACAAGCAGCCACTCGGTTTATGCCTTGTATGTAGAAGCACATGGCGCGGTGTAA
- a CDS encoding trimeric intracellular cation channel family protein — translation MDVLTTQTLSGVQTSIEIAGTVAFALSGVMEAARKKLDAVGVCAVASVAAFGGGTLRDVLLDRRPLFWIEQSWYLWSVLGLCIAAMVLMRAKHFKPTEKSMQWPDALGLGLFAASGTQIALGLQMPALIAVLMGVITATFGGVLRDIVCNEIPTAFHDHHPYAVCAFAGGWVVVVLHYLGFYPNAVVAIGAATVTLLRLAALQFEWRLPTWKIED, via the coding sequence ATGGACGTCTTGACGACGCAAACCCTCTCAGGGGTGCAAACAAGCATTGAAATTGCAGGCACGGTGGCCTTCGCCCTGTCTGGGGTGATGGAAGCTGCCCGCAAAAAGCTAGATGCCGTGGGCGTGTGTGCTGTGGCCAGTGTGGCGGCTTTTGGCGGCGGCACGCTGCGCGATGTGCTGCTGGACCGTCGCCCTTTGTTTTGGATTGAGCAGTCTTGGTATTTGTGGTCTGTGCTGGGTTTGTGCATTGCGGCCATGGTGTTGATGCGCGCCAAGCATTTCAAACCTACCGAGAAATCCATGCAATGGCCCGATGCTTTGGGGCTGGGCCTGTTTGCGGCCAGCGGTACGCAAATCGCGTTGGGTCTGCAAATGCCTGCGCTCATCGCTGTGCTGATGGGGGTCATCACTGCCACTTTTGGCGGCGTGTTGCGCGACATCGTGTGCAACGAAATCCCGACGGCCTTTCACGACCATCACCCCTACGCTGTGTGTGCGTTTGCCGGTGGTTGGGTGGTGGTGGTCTTGCATTACTTGGGCTTTTACCCCAATGCCGTGGTCGCCATTGGCGCGGCTACCGTCACGCTGTTGCGCTTAGCTGCCTTGCAGTTTGAATGGCGTTTGCCAACTTGGAAGATTGAAGACTGA
- the queE gene encoding 7-carboxy-7-deazaguanine synthase, whose product MTYSVKEMFYTLQGEGANAGQPAVFCRFAGCNLWSGREVDRSSAICQFCDTDFVGTDGTHGGKFDSAQALAAAIASFWPATDTAHRFVVLTGGEPLLQVDEALVDALHALHFTIAVETNGTVQPPKGIDWLCMSPKAGSQRVVEAGQELKLVFPQVGAEPALYESLNFENFYLQPMDGPNAAANTAAAVAYCQAHPRWRLSVQTHKLIGIR is encoded by the coding sequence ATGACGTACAGCGTGAAAGAAATGTTCTACACCTTGCAAGGTGAAGGCGCCAATGCCGGGCAACCTGCCGTGTTTTGCCGTTTTGCCGGCTGCAACCTGTGGAGTGGCAGGGAAGTTGACCGCAGCTCGGCCATTTGCCAGTTCTGCGATACCGACTTTGTGGGCACCGATGGCACACACGGCGGCAAGTTTGACAGCGCCCAAGCCTTGGCCGCCGCCATTGCCAGCTTTTGGCCAGCCACTGACACGGCGCACCGCTTTGTGGTGCTGACGGGTGGCGAGCCCTTGCTGCAAGTGGACGAGGCCTTGGTCGATGCCCTGCACGCCCTTCACTTCACCATTGCGGTGGAAACCAACGGCACGGTGCAACCGCCCAAAGGCATTGACTGGCTGTGCATGAGCCCCAAGGCTGGTAGCCAGCGTGTGGTGGAAGCAGGCCAAGAACTCAAGCTGGTGTTTCCACAAGTGGGTGCCGAGCCCGCGCTGTATGAATCTTTGAATTTTGAAAATTTTTATTTACAGCCCATGGATGGGCCCAACGCAGCAGCCAACACCGCTGCGGCCGTGGCCTATTGCCAAGCGCACCCGCGCTGGCGTTTGAGCGTGCAAACCCATAAGTTGATTGGCATCCGATGA
- a CDS encoding 6-pyruvoyl trahydropterin synthase family protein, with the protein MKYELSQRFYFEAAHTLRRKIDSEGSLRIHGHTYHAEVTIAGKPDPESGMMMDLAFLRQEVEKVREKLDHHFLDEVPGIGPATLENLCAFIYNDLKATLPNIHCIKIERPASGDTCCLLPNED; encoded by the coding sequence ATGAAATATGAACTTAGCCAGCGCTTCTATTTTGAAGCTGCCCATACCTTGCGCCGCAAAATTGATTCGGAAGGCAGCCTGCGCATCCACGGCCACACCTACCACGCCGAAGTGACCATTGCAGGCAAGCCTGACCCTGAGTCCGGCATGATGATGGACCTCGCATTTCTGCGCCAAGAAGTCGAGAAAGTGCGCGAAAAGCTCGACCACCATTTCCTTGACGAAGTACCAGGCATTGGCCCCGCCACGCTCGAGAACCTGTGCGCCTTCATCTACAACGACCTCAAAGCGACGTTGCCCAACATCCACTGCATCAAGATTGAGCGCCCCGCCAGCGGCGACACCTGCTGCTTGCTGCCCAACGAGGACTGA
- a CDS encoding haloacid dehalogenase type II, whose amino-acid sequence MSIQAVVFDAYGTLFDVYSIGALAEQLYPGQGAAISVLWRDKQIDYTRLITMSDPHRAEGSRYYQSFWNITRSALLYTLERFKLDAKPEHVDALMGQYAKLTPFAENLGVLQSLKERGITTAILSNGSPEMLSTAVSSAGMTDLIDHVISVDPIRLFKTSPEAYGLVHQTIPAEKQDILFVSSNGWDALGATWFGFTTLWVNRQQLPFEAIGPHPSYTGHDLTRVLDVFNH is encoded by the coding sequence ATGTCTATCCAAGCGGTGGTATTCGATGCCTATGGCACGCTGTTCGATGTGTATTCGATTGGCGCTTTGGCCGAGCAGCTGTACCCCGGCCAAGGTGCGGCCATCTCGGTGCTGTGGCGCGACAAGCAGATTGACTACACGCGGCTCATCACGATGTCTGACCCGCACCGCGCGGAAGGCAGCCGCTACTACCAATCGTTTTGGAACATCACGCGCAGCGCCTTGCTCTACACACTCGAACGCTTCAAGCTCGATGCCAAGCCGGAACATGTGGACGCGTTGATGGGCCAATACGCCAAGCTCACGCCTTTTGCTGAGAACTTGGGTGTGTTGCAAAGCCTGAAAGAGCGTGGCATCACCACGGCTATTTTGTCGAACGGCAGCCCTGAGATGCTCAGCACGGCGGTATCGAGTGCAGGCATGACAGATTTGATTGACCACGTCATCTCGGTGGACCCCATTCGCCTGTTCAAAACTTCGCCCGAGGCCTACGGCTTGGTACATCAAACCATTCCCGCTGAGAAGCAAGATATTTTGTTTGTGTCCAGCAACGGCTGGGACGCCTTGGGTGCCACTTGGTTTGGCTTCACCACGCTGTGGGTGAACCGCCAACAGCTGCCCTTTGAAGCCATCGGCCCCCACCCCAGCTACACCGGCCACGACCTGACGCGCGTGCTGGACGTGTTCAACCACTGA
- a CDS encoding RNA-binding S4 domain-containing protein — MDSLRIDKWLWAARFYKTRSLACDEVTKHRVQINGQDVKPAREVKVGDTLTVRQGNITKTVQVKGISAARGSAPVAQLLYEETAESMALRAKLAEQNRMAAEPAHSIEHGRPTKRDRRQIEHAWNERWSASTDT; from the coding sequence ATGGACAGCCTGCGCATCGACAAGTGGCTGTGGGCCGCACGCTTCTACAAAACACGCAGCCTCGCGTGTGATGAAGTGACCAAACACCGCGTGCAAATCAATGGCCAAGACGTCAAGCCTGCTCGCGAAGTGAAAGTGGGAGACACCCTCACCGTGCGCCAAGGCAACATCACCAAAACTGTTCAAGTCAAAGGCATCAGCGCTGCACGTGGCTCTGCGCCCGTGGCGCAACTGTTGTACGAAGAAACAGCTGAGAGCATGGCTTTGCGCGCAAAGCTTGCTGAACAAAACCGCATGGCGGCAGAGCCTGCACACAGCATTGAGCACGGCCGCCCCACCAAGCGCGACCGTCGCCAAATCGAACACGCATGGAACGAGCGCTGGAGCGCGAGTACCGACACCTAA
- a CDS encoding YebC/PmpR family DNA-binding transcriptional regulator, with translation MGAQWKAKGKDLAANAKGRVFSKLAKDIMVAARNGADPAANARLRMVMEQARKVSMPKDTLDRAIKKGAGLTGESVQFERVIYEGYAPHQVAVMVECLTDNVNRTAPEMRVLFRKGQLGTSGSVSWDFDHIGLIEAEPTAPDADAEMAAIEAGAQDFEAGDEGTSVFITDPADLDLVSRALPAHGFNVLSAKLGYKPKNPVDPANLSAAALEEVEAFLSAIDDNDDVQNVYVGLLG, from the coding sequence ATGGGCGCTCAATGGAAAGCCAAAGGCAAAGACTTAGCCGCCAACGCCAAGGGCCGCGTTTTTAGCAAACTGGCCAAGGACATCATGGTCGCGGCACGCAACGGTGCAGACCCCGCAGCCAACGCACGCCTGCGCATGGTGATGGAGCAGGCCCGCAAAGTGTCTATGCCAAAAGACACGCTGGATCGCGCGATCAAAAAAGGGGCTGGCTTGACAGGTGAATCTGTGCAGTTTGAACGCGTGATTTACGAAGGCTACGCGCCACACCAAGTGGCGGTGATGGTCGAGTGTTTGACCGACAACGTCAACCGCACCGCGCCCGAAATGCGTGTGTTGTTTCGCAAAGGCCAGCTCGGCACATCAGGCTCAGTGTCATGGGACTTTGACCACATTGGTCTGATTGAAGCTGAACCCACCGCCCCCGATGCCGATGCCGAAATGGCCGCCATCGAAGCCGGTGCGCAAGACTTTGAAGCGGGCGACGAAGGCACCTCGGTGTTCATCACCGACCCCGCTGACCTCGACCTCGTGAGCCGCGCCCTGCCCGCGCACGGCTTCAATGTGTTGTCAGCCAAGCTGGGCTACAAACCCAAAAACCCCGTTGACCCAGCGAACCTGAGCGCCGCAGCTTTAGAAGAAGTCGAAGCCTTCCTTTCTGCCATCGACGACAACGACGATGTCCAAAACGTCTACGTGGGGCTGCTGGGTTAA
- a CDS encoding Hsp70 family protein: MTVITQAQQGKLGTLGIDFGTSNSAIAWAEPQGKAQPIPLEGDALAMPTAVFYNAEENSTHFGREAITHYLEGTEGRLMRSLKSLLGSPLLMETTLINNQLVSFQDIITTYLATLRERATRHLGVAPTRVVMGRPVHFVDDDATRDAQAEASLRHAAESVGFTDVSFQLEPIAAALDYEQRLTRETTVLVADIGGGTSDFTVVRLGPERMHQANRADDVLATTGIHIGGTDFDQKLSLGQLMPLLGYGHMGPQNREVPNRVFFDLSTWHLINWQYQPKAMAQAKALQVNYSDVRLHDRLMRVLTERYGHHMAHDVEQAKIRCSQTDHDTRIDLSYVETGLASALRTSDLHAHLAQLLANTVACARACVQRAGLTHGKPDAIYLTGGSSALRTFQQALQTEFAGVPLVEGDLFGGVASGLVYSRH, from the coding sequence ATGACAGTGATCACGCAAGCGCAGCAAGGCAAGCTCGGCACTTTAGGCATTGACTTCGGCACATCCAACTCGGCCATCGCTTGGGCTGAGCCACAAGGAAAAGCCCAACCCATCCCCTTGGAGGGAGATGCGCTGGCCATGCCGACGGCCGTGTTTTACAACGCCGAAGAAAACAGCACCCACTTTGGCCGCGAAGCCATCACGCACTACCTAGAAGGCACCGAGGGACGCTTGATGCGCTCGCTCAAAAGCCTGCTGGGCAGCCCGCTGCTGATGGAGACCACGCTCATCAACAACCAGCTGGTGAGCTTCCAAGACATCATCACCACGTATCTGGCCACTTTGCGTGAACGTGCCACCCGTCACTTAGGCGTGGCCCCCACACGCGTGGTGATGGGCCGCCCCGTGCATTTTGTGGATGACGATGCGACACGTGATGCACAAGCCGAAGCCTCACTACGCCACGCGGCTGAAAGCGTTGGCTTTACCGACGTCTCGTTTCAACTCGAACCCATCGCTGCTGCGTTGGATTACGAACAACGCCTCACACGCGAAACCACCGTGCTGGTGGCTGACATTGGGGGTGGCACGTCTGACTTCACCGTGGTGCGCCTAGGGCCTGAGCGCATGCACCAAGCCAACCGTGCTGACGATGTGTTGGCAACGACGGGCATTCACATTGGCGGCACAGACTTTGACCAAAAACTCAGCCTCGGCCAACTCATGCCCTTGCTGGGCTACGGCCACATGGGCCCGCAAAACCGAGAAGTGCCCAACCGCGTGTTTTTTGATTTGTCCACCTGGCACTTGATCAACTGGCAATACCAACCCAAGGCCATGGCGCAAGCCAAAGCCTTGCAAGTCAATTACAGCGATGTGCGCTTGCATGACCGACTGATGCGCGTGCTGACCGAGCGCTACGGTCACCACATGGCCCACGATGTGGAGCAAGCCAAAATTCGTTGCTCACAAACCGACCACGACACACGCATTGACTTGTCATATGTCGAAACAGGCTTGGCCTCCGCCCTGCGCACATCCGACCTACACGCACACTTGGCGCAGCTGCTGGCCAACACGGTCGCGTGCGCACGTGCGTGCGTGCAACGCGCAGGACTCACACACGGAAAACCTGATGCCATTTACCTCACGGGGGGCTCATCGGCGCTGCGTACATTTCAACAAGCGCTGCAAACTGAGTTTGCGGGCGTGCCATTGGTAGAAGGCGATTTGTTTGGCGGCGTGGCTTCGGGCTTGGTGTACAGCCGTCACTGA
- a CDS encoding TRAP transporter substrate-binding protein, with protein MKTRFLKVAAAALTAVALSPAAMAQDVTLKVHHFLPASSFAQTLFIQPWCDKIAKESNNKMKCQIYPSMQLGGSPPQLFEQARDGVADVIWTLPGYTAGRFPSIEVFELPFMMQSPEATSKALWDYVDQYAKPEFKDVKPLAFHVHADGVFHMTNKPIRTAADLKGMKLRAPTRMTTKFLGLLGATPVPMPVPQVGDALSKGVIDGAALPYEVMPAMKIQELVKFHSETDPAEPAFYTSTFIFAMNQAKYDSLSPELKKVIDRNSGQSLSGIAGKAFLQADIEGKKLTTKNTTNVIPKAELENWKKLGQPLADAWVADMNAKGQNGKQMLEGAKALIAKHAAGK; from the coding sequence ATGAAAACTCGTTTTCTTAAAGTAGCCGCTGCTGCGTTGACCGCCGTCGCGCTCAGCCCCGCTGCCATGGCCCAAGATGTGACACTCAAAGTGCATCATTTCTTGCCTGCTTCGTCATTTGCACAAACCTTGTTCATTCAACCTTGGTGCGACAAGATCGCCAAAGAGTCGAACAACAAGATGAAGTGCCAAATTTATCCATCCATGCAACTCGGTGGTTCGCCCCCTCAGTTGTTTGAACAAGCACGTGATGGCGTGGCCGACGTGATTTGGACCTTGCCTGGCTACACCGCTGGTCGCTTCCCATCCATCGAAGTGTTTGAATTGCCCTTCATGATGCAAAGCCCAGAAGCCACTAGTAAAGCACTCTGGGACTATGTGGACCAATACGCCAAACCTGAATTCAAAGACGTCAAGCCTCTGGCTTTCCACGTCCACGCTGATGGCGTGTTTCACATGACCAACAAGCCCATCCGCACAGCGGCTGACTTGAAAGGCATGAAACTGCGCGCTCCCACACGCATGACGACCAAGTTCCTTGGCTTGTTGGGTGCTACTCCTGTGCCTATGCCAGTTCCTCAAGTGGGTGACGCACTCTCCAAAGGCGTCATTGATGGTGCGGCGCTGCCTTACGAAGTGATGCCTGCCATGAAGATTCAAGAGCTGGTGAAATTCCACTCGGAAACTGACCCTGCTGAACCTGCGTTCTACACGTCAACGTTCATCTTTGCGATGAACCAAGCCAAGTACGACTCTTTGTCGCCTGAGCTGAAAAAAGTGATTGACCGCAACAGCGGCCAATCGTTGTCGGGCATTGCTGGCAAAGCGTTCTTGCAAGCTGACATCGAAGGCAAGAAGCTCACCACCAAGAACACCACCAACGTGATTCCAAAAGCTGAATTGGAAAATTGGAAAAAGTTGGGTCAACCCCTCGCCGATGCTTGGGTGGCTGACATGAACGCCAAAGGCCAAAACGGCAAACAAATGCTCGAAGGTGCGAAGGCATTGATTGCCAAGCACGCTGCAGGCAAGTAA